The following coding sequences are from one Formosa haliotis window:
- a CDS encoding DUF4870 domain-containing protein: MINQTVQEGKTMAIICYLTFIGLIIAIIMNLEKRNPFTSFHIRQMLGLLIMLLVSNMIEKYLNSWLGTICWFFTAGCWLYAFFHVIKGEMKLIPYVGDKFQEWFRNIR, translated from the coding sequence ATGATAAATCAAACCGTTCAAGAAGGTAAAACAATGGCAATTATTTGCTATTTAACGTTTATTGGTTTAATAATTGCAATAATTATGAACCTAGAAAAACGTAATCCGTTTACCTCCTTTCATATAAGACAAATGCTTGGATTACTTATTATGCTACTTGTTTCTAACATGATAGAAAAGTATTTAAATAGTTGGCTAGGTACCATTTGTTGGTTTTTCACCGCAGGTTGTTGGCTGTATGCCTTTTTTCATGTAATAAAAGGAGAAATGAAACTGATACCCTATGTTGGCGATAAATTTCAAGAATGGTTTAGAAATATAAGATAA
- a CDS encoding DUF2254 domain-containing protein has translation MKKLLFLFKRLKSTFWFIPVLIIILSIFLSIGLVSLDQVVTLPHEGLARFFFVNSADSARSILSTISGAMIGVASTVFSITLVALTLASSQFGPRLIRNFMYVRLNQIVLGSYVSTYIYCLFVLNAIKESDGYTFMPSLSILVAIIAAFINILLLIVFIHQIATSIQADKVISDISDIISNQFQSLYPDKMGEELTPETPLNVEFIKSEYLIQTPITSKKNGYIQYIDNDALLEAVSDLNAVLDLDFKPGNYIVDGLEIGLLYSNETLDEKQLESITNQFVIGKTKNAQQDLEFSILQMVEIASRALSPGVNDPFTAITCIDNLTSTLCHLTQVKFPSNYRMDNDRHLRIITEHLSFEDFLDSAFNQIRQYSAGCTSVILKLMDALITINKFAKKAVYKQALIKHAEMVVNVGKASLKEKRDLDLLLVRSKAIL, from the coding sequence ATGAAAAAATTATTATTCTTATTTAAACGATTAAAATCTACCTTTTGGTTTATTCCTGTATTAATAATAATATTATCTATTTTTCTTTCTATAGGTCTTGTGTCCTTAGACCAAGTTGTAACCTTACCGCACGAGGGTTTAGCTCGGTTCTTTTTTGTAAATAGTGCAGATTCTGCTCGTAGTATTTTATCTACCATCTCTGGCGCTATGATTGGTGTTGCCAGTACTGTATTTTCTATAACCTTAGTAGCTTTAACTTTAGCGTCTTCGCAATTTGGACCGCGCCTCATTCGGAATTTCATGTATGTAAGGCTGAATCAAATTGTATTGGGGTCTTATGTGTCAACCTATATTTATTGCCTTTTTGTGTTAAACGCTATTAAAGAAAGTGACGGTTATACGTTTATGCCATCTTTATCTATACTTGTGGCCATAATAGCTGCGTTTATAAACATTTTGCTGCTTATTGTTTTTATTCACCAAATCGCAACAAGTATTCAAGCGGATAAGGTAATTTCTGATATTTCTGATATTATTTCCAACCAATTCCAGTCCTTATATCCTGATAAAATGGGTGAAGAGTTAACACCAGAAACCCCTTTGAATGTAGAATTTATAAAATCGGAATATTTAATCCAAACTCCTATAACATCTAAAAAAAACGGATATATACAGTATATAGATAACGATGCCCTTTTGGAGGCTGTTAGCGATTTAAACGCCGTACTAGACTTAGACTTTAAACCTGGAAATTATATTGTGGATGGCCTTGAAATTGGACTATTATATTCCAACGAGACTTTGGATGAAAAGCAATTAGAATCCATCACAAATCAGTTTGTAATTGGTAAAACAAAAAATGCACAACAAGATCTTGAGTTTTCTATTTTACAGATGGTTGAAATAGCATCTCGAGCATTATCTCCGGGTGTTAACGATCCGTTTACGGCCATTACTTGTATAGACAATCTAACGTCTACGTTATGCCACTTAACTCAAGTAAAATTTCCTTCTAATTACAGAATGGACAACGATCGTCATTTAAGAATAATCACGGAGCATTTATCATTTGAAGACTTTTTAGATTCGGCTTTCAATCAAATTCGTCAATATTCTGCTGGATGCACCTCTGTAATATTAAAATTGATGGATGCATTAATTACCATCAACAAATTCGCTAAAAAAGCAGTATATAAACAAGCACTTATAAAACATGCAGAAATGGTTGTAAATGTGGGCAAAGCGTCTTTAAAAGAAAAACGTGATCTTGATTTGTTATTAGTTCGGTCTAAAGCCATCTTATAA
- the xerD gene encoding site-specific tyrosine recombinase XerD, whose translation MKWENALKDYSLFLKIERGLSANSVSSYALDVKKLMVFLETNTISISPVEISSEHIQQFIYEAAKTLNARSQARLISGLRSFFDYLIFEDYRADNPLELIESPKIGRKLPDTLSEEDIDQLIEAIDLSSNEGERNRAILETLYSCGLRVSELTNLKISDLYFDEGFINVTGKGDKQRFVPIVASTIKYITIYLRDIRPHLNIQPGHEDTVFLNRRGKQLTRAMIFTIIKQLAVKIDLKKRISPHTFRHSFATHLLQNQADLRSIQLLLGHESITTTEIYVHLDKKHLTEVVEKFHPRK comes from the coding sequence ATGAAATGGGAAAACGCTTTAAAAGATTATAGTTTATTTTTAAAAATAGAGCGCGGATTATCGGCTAATTCGGTAAGTAGTTATGCCTTAGACGTTAAAAAACTAATGGTGTTTCTAGAAACCAATACGATTAGCATCTCGCCTGTAGAAATTTCATCGGAACACATTCAACAATTTATTTACGAAGCGGCTAAAACATTAAATGCACGGTCCCAAGCACGTTTAATTTCTGGTCTTCGTAGTTTTTTTGATTATTTAATTTTTGAAGATTATCGGGCAGATAACCCTTTAGAGTTGATTGAATCTCCTAAAATTGGTAGAAAACTACCAGACACTTTGAGCGAAGAAGATATAGACCAATTAATTGAAGCCATCGATTTATCATCAAATGAAGGCGAACGAAATCGTGCTATTTTAGAAACACTTTACAGTTGTGGCTTACGGGTAAGCGAATTAACGAATTTAAAAATATCTGACTTATATTTCGACGAAGGTTTTATAAATGTAACCGGTAAAGGCGATAAACAACGCTTTGTGCCTATTGTGGCTTCAACAATAAAATATATTACTATTTATTTAAGAGATATCCGCCCACATCTAAACATTCAACCAGGTCATGAAGACACCGTATTTTTAAATCGTCGTGGCAAGCAATTAACCCGCGCTATGATTTTTACCATAATTAAACAATTGGCTGTAAAAATTGACCTTAAAAAGCGTATTTCTCCGCATACCTTCAGACATTCGTTTGCGACCCATTTGCTTCAAAACCAAGCCGACTTACGATCCATCCAATTGTTATTAGGTCATGAAAGTATCACTACTACCGAGATTTATGTGCATCTCGACAAAAAACATCTTACCGAAGTTGTAGAGAAATTTCACCCTAGAAAGTAA
- the aroQ gene encoding type II 3-dehydroquinate dehydratase gives MKKILIINGPNLNLLGKREPAIYGSLTFTEFFETVKAKYTEVDLSYFQSNVEGEIIDKMHEVGFSFDGIVLNAAAYTHTSVAIGDAVKAIETPVVEVHISNTFAREEFRHQSYISPNAKGVILGFGLQSYELAIKSFI, from the coding sequence ATGAAGAAAATTTTAATAATAAACGGACCTAATTTAAATTTATTAGGAAAACGCGAACCAGCAATTTACGGAAGTTTAACCTTTACAGAGTTTTTTGAGACTGTAAAAGCAAAATATACAGAGGTAGATTTATCGTATTTTCAATCTAATGTAGAAGGAGAAATCATAGATAAAATGCATGAAGTAGGGTTTAGTTTTGATGGTATTGTATTAAATGCAGCAGCTTATACACATACTTCGGTTGCCATAGGAGATGCTGTGAAGGCCATAGAAACTCCAGTAGTTGAAGTTCATATTTCTAATACTTTTGCTAGAGAAGAGTTTAGACATCAGTCGTATATTTCGCCTAATGCTAAAGGTGTTATTCTTGGTTTTGGCTTACAAAGTTACGAGTTGGCTATAAAAAGCTTTATATAA
- a CDS encoding porin family protein, whose translation MKKLIAITGVLVFTITSIYAQSDSKAVQFGAKAGVNFSKLIGDDFNDVDSRTSFNAGLLAEIPISERISFQPEVFYSGQGFDILEIDQDNVFDTDENLEYQLDYIQVPLLIKAYLIEGLSVEVGPQFGFKIHEEFDWEPNADSGDFEVDSNDSYVKDFETSLAFGTSYKFDAGLFLSARYTLGLTKIFEDDTILGDVDGKNSVWQFGVGYMF comes from the coding sequence ATGAAAAAATTAATTGCAATTACAGGAGTATTAGTATTTACTATAACATCGATTTACGCGCAATCAGATTCTAAAGCCGTTCAATTTGGAGCGAAGGCAGGAGTTAATTTTTCTAAGCTAATAGGCGATGATTTTAACGATGTAGATTCAAGAACAAGTTTTAATGCGGGACTATTGGCCGAAATTCCTATTTCTGAAAGAATTTCTTTCCAACCTGAGGTATTTTATTCTGGGCAAGGGTTTGATATTTTAGAAATAGATCAGGATAATGTATTTGATACCGATGAGAATTTAGAGTATCAATTAGATTATATTCAGGTGCCCTTATTAATTAAAGCATATTTAATTGAAGGATTAAGTGTTGAAGTAGGGCCACAATTTGGATTTAAAATTCATGAAGAATTTGATTGGGAGCCAAATGCTGATAGTGGTGATTTTGAAGTTGATAGTAACGATTCTTATGTGAAAGATTTTGAAACTAGCTTAGCCTTTGGTACTTCGTACAAGTTTGATGCTGGTTTATTTTTAAGTGCGCGCTACACTTTAGGTTTAACCAAAATTTTTGAAGATGACACCATTTTGGGAGACGTAGATGGCAAGAATAGTGTATGGCAATTTGGGGTAGGATATATGTTCTAA
- a CDS encoding dihydroorotase — translation MNVLIKSATIIDTKSEFHNQTLDILVEKGSISNIGKSLKNPNNYDEISLENLHISQGWFDSSVSFGEPGFEDRETIENGLKTAAFSGFTTVAMNANSHPAIDTNSAITFVKSKSRDHAVTLLPIGALTKNSDGVDLAELYDMKSAGAVAYYDYKKPISNANLMKIALQYASNFDGLVYSFPQDNKIAGKGVMNEHITSTTLGLKGLPSVAEELQIARDLFLLEYTGGKLHIPTISTAKSVALIREAKAKKLDVSCSVAIHNLYFDDSVLNDFNTHYKVLPPLRTKTDIDALIEGVKDGTIDMVTSDHTPYNIEEKKVEFDYAAYGTIGLESAFGALQTIFSLKKTIDILTKGKQRLGTVNTPIAVGNLANFTLFNPEKKYTFTTNDIVSKSKNAIFEGASLKGQAYGIINNKQLILK, via the coding sequence ATGAACGTACTTATAAAATCTGCAACCATTATTGATACTAAAAGTGAGTTTCACAACCAAACTCTTGATATTTTAGTAGAAAAAGGCAGTATTTCCAACATTGGAAAATCGTTAAAAAATCCGAATAACTACGACGAAATTTCTCTTGAAAACCTTCATATTTCTCAAGGTTGGTTTGATAGTAGTGTGAGCTTTGGAGAACCAGGTTTCGAAGATCGTGAAACTATAGAAAACGGACTAAAAACAGCCGCTTTTTCTGGGTTTACCACAGTGGCGATGAATGCAAATAGTCACCCAGCTATCGATACTAATAGTGCCATTACATTTGTAAAAAGTAAGTCTAGAGATCATGCCGTAACCCTATTACCTATTGGAGCACTTACCAAAAATAGCGACGGTGTAGATTTAGCCGAGTTATACGATATGAAATCTGCTGGTGCTGTAGCCTACTACGACTATAAAAAACCGATTAGCAATGCAAATCTTATGAAAATTGCCTTGCAATATGCTAGTAATTTCGACGGTTTGGTTTATTCTTTTCCGCAGGACAATAAAATAGCTGGAAAAGGTGTCATGAACGAACATATAACAAGCACCACTTTAGGGTTAAAAGGCCTGCCTTCTGTCGCCGAAGAATTACAAATAGCACGCGATTTATTTTTATTAGAATATACCGGTGGTAAATTACATATCCCAACCATTTCTACAGCTAAATCTGTAGCCTTAATTCGCGAAGCAAAAGCTAAAAAATTAGACGTAAGTTGTAGTGTTGCCATTCATAATTTATACTTTGATGACAGCGTACTAAACGATTTTAATACCCATTACAAAGTATTGCCTCCATTGCGAACAAAGACCGACATCGACGCTTTAATAGAAGGTGTAAAAGACGGCACTATAGATATGGTAACCAGCGATCATACCCCTTATAATATTGAGGAAAAGAAAGTTGAATTCGATTATGCCGCTTACGGAACCATAGGTTTAGAAAGTGCTTTTGGTGCTTTACAAACTATATTTTCTTTAAAGAAAACTATCGATATTTTAACCAAAGGAAAACAACGTTTGGGAACAGTAAACACCCCGATTGCTGTCGGAAATTTAGCGAACTTCACATTATTTAATCCAGAGAAGAAATATACGTTTACTACAAACGACATAGTGTCTAAATCTAAAAATGCCATTTTTGAAGGCGCTTCTTTAAAAGGCCAAGCTTACGGCATTATAAATAACAAGCAACTCATTTTAAAATAA
- a CDS encoding BatA domain-containing protein: MQFKHPELLYALFLLLIPIIIHLFQLRRFKNEAFTNVAILKSVTQQTRKSSQLKKWLTLLTRLLLLACIILAFAQPFTTLKNTVETPKETVVFLDNSYSLQQKGAQGELLKRAVQDLISETDYDKPITLVTHDAVYKNTTLKAIKNDLLQLNYTASPLSYKAALLKCKSLFKTPSQRKQLIFISDFQELKDPFSVDTDSLTQVELVQLKPINTNNIAIDSVYISKSNPTQTELTLILKNYGDAVDNLSVALHNNDKLIAKSAVTISDKAETQFTIPSNEVLNGTFSIEDSGLQFDNTLYFNLNAPAKIHVLSITDGDDSFLRKIYTKDEFEFSSIAANQLDYNTLETQNTIILNELKDIPTSLINILKSFTDQGGNVIVIPSQHLNLNAYNKLLLNYNTSFQSHIDSEKRVTTINYSHPIYKDDVFEKQVSNFQYPKVNQYYNLSGNLGSSALSFEDGKPFLTQFSNVFVFTAPINSEVSNFKNWALIVPSFYKMAVSSLQHPKLYYTIGTQNNFDVEVALNQDDIISIKNEQGDFIPQQQYFNNKVSVITTNRPEHSGIYHITSKEKTLKNISYNYNRAESRLVYQDLSTLKNVTINNSIPSLFNTLKSNTKVNELWKWFTIFALAFLIIEMLILKFFK, encoded by the coding sequence ATGCAGTTTAAACACCCAGAACTTCTTTACGCTCTTTTTTTATTACTTATTCCTATTATTATTCACTTATTTCAGCTCAGAAGATTTAAAAATGAAGCCTTTACCAATGTCGCTATACTTAAATCTGTAACGCAACAAACTCGTAAAAGTTCTCAGCTAAAAAAATGGTTAACTTTACTTACCCGTTTACTTCTCTTAGCGTGTATAATATTGGCCTTTGCACAACCCTTTACTACCTTAAAAAATACGGTTGAAACCCCTAAAGAAACGGTTGTATTTCTAGACAATTCGTACAGTTTACAGCAAAAAGGAGCGCAAGGAGAATTACTTAAACGTGCCGTACAAGATTTAATTTCTGAAACCGATTACGATAAACCTATCACTTTAGTTACCCACGATGCGGTTTATAAAAACACCACTTTAAAAGCAATTAAAAACGATTTATTACAACTAAATTATACCGCAAGTCCACTATCTTATAAAGCCGCCTTGCTAAAGTGTAAATCCCTTTTTAAAACACCTTCACAGCGTAAACAGCTTATTTTTATTTCCGATTTTCAGGAACTAAAAGATCCCTTTTCTGTGGATACAGACTCGTTAACTCAGGTGGAATTAGTACAACTAAAGCCAATAAATACCAATAATATTGCGATAGATAGTGTTTACATTTCGAAATCAAATCCGACACAAACAGAATTAACTTTAATCTTAAAAAATTATGGCGATGCGGTAGATAACCTGTCCGTGGCCTTGCACAACAACGATAAGTTAATTGCAAAATCGGCAGTTACTATAAGTGATAAGGCTGAAACACAATTTACTATTCCTAGCAATGAAGTGCTAAATGGCACTTTTAGTATTGAAGATTCCGGATTACAATTTGATAATACCCTATATTTTAATTTAAATGCTCCTGCTAAAATTCATGTTTTAAGTATAACAGATGGAGATGACAGTTTTTTAAGAAAAATCTATACTAAAGATGAATTTGAATTTTCTTCTATCGCAGCAAATCAATTAGATTATAACACTTTAGAAACGCAGAATACCATCATTTTAAATGAATTAAAAGACATACCAACTTCCCTAATTAATATTTTAAAATCGTTTACAGATCAAGGAGGAAATGTGATTGTAATACCGTCTCAGCATTTAAATTTAAACGCTTATAATAAGTTGCTGTTAAATTATAACACCTCGTTTCAGTCGCATATAGATTCAGAAAAACGGGTAACAACTATAAATTATTCGCATCCTATTTATAAGGATGATGTTTTTGAAAAACAGGTAAGTAATTTCCAATACCCCAAAGTTAATCAATATTATAATTTAAGTGGAAATTTAGGGAGTTCAGCCTTAAGTTTTGAAGATGGAAAACCATTTCTAACTCAATTTTCAAATGTTTTTGTGTTTACCGCTCCCATAAATTCTGAAGTTTCTAATTTTAAAAATTGGGCTTTAATAGTCCCTTCTTTTTATAAAATGGCAGTAAGTAGTTTACAGCATCCTAAATTGTATTACACTATTGGAACTCAAAATAATTTTGATGTTGAAGTCGCTTTAAATCAAGACGATATTATTTCAATAAAAAATGAGCAAGGAGATTTTATTCCGCAGCAACAATACTTCAATAATAAAGTAAGTGTAATTACTACCAATCGTCCAGAACATTCTGGAATTTATCATATTACAAGCAAAGAAAAAACACTTAAAAATATTAGTTATAATTATAATCGTGCCGAAAGCAGATTGGTGTATCAAGACCTTTCAACACTTAAAAATGTAACTATCAATAATTCAATACCAAGTCTTTTCAACACTCTAAAAAGTAATACAAAAGTTAATGAGCTATGGAAATGGTTTACTATTTTTGCATTAGCCTTTTTGATTATTGAAATGCTCATCTTAAAATTTTTTAAATGA
- a CDS encoding nitroreductase family protein produces the protein MELKDLIAKRRSVMPDQYNSKPISKAVIDQLLEAANWAPTHKRTEPWRFKVLQGDSQEALGVFLSEKFKSTTDKFSEFKFNKLRENPKKAGAIIAICMARDPEASIPEWEEIAATAMAVQNMWLMATDLQLGSYWSSPGLIDYMDEFFSLAPNERCLGFFYLGYYDTPSPERIPKPLSDKVEWL, from the coding sequence ATGGAATTAAAAGACCTTATCGCTAAAAGGCGCTCTGTAATGCCCGATCAATATAATTCAAAACCCATTTCTAAAGCCGTTATAGATCAACTTTTAGAAGCGGCAAATTGGGCTCCCACCCATAAGCGTACAGAACCATGGCGATTTAAAGTTTTACAAGGAGATTCTCAAGAGGCTCTAGGAGTCTTTCTTTCAGAAAAATTTAAAAGTACAACCGATAAATTTTCAGAATTTAAATTCAATAAACTGAGAGAAAATCCTAAAAAAGCAGGAGCTATTATTGCCATTTGTATGGCACGTGATCCGGAGGCTAGTATTCCCGAATGGGAAGAAATTGCTGCTACAGCTATGGCCGTACAAAATATGTGGCTTATGGCTACAGACCTACAATTAGGCTCGTATTGGAGTTCTCCTGGATTAATAGATTATATGGACGAATTTTTCAGTCTAGCACCTAACGAGCGCTGTTTAGGTTTTTTCTATTTAGGATACTACGATACGCCATCACCAGAACGGATACCAAAACCTCTATCTGATAAAGTAGAATGGCTATAA
- a CDS encoding DUF438 domain-containing protein yields the protein MNTFMPVIDTLPEGHPVRVYFEEAKLIEGLLDELQGVDPAEDFQKYFNIFNQLATIEKRFRRKENQLFPYLEKYEWYGPSKQMWSFHDTLRDQIRLLNIHNEVRDIPKIKKDLPYLINGINRLLEIEDIRLFPNAMELLSDDDWKEFYEGDEEIGWMLANKPMPYPAVTEQPYEHPSQAINTPELTFSLENTFHYDEGYMTPEQVNLLLRFLPFDVTYVDENDKVIFYNRGDDRVFPRSKGIIGREVKFCHPPKSVDTVLRILEEFKAGRKDVADFWFDMKGQIIYIRYFAIRDKNKTYKGVLEVSQDITTIKKLEGQKRLLDWD from the coding sequence ATGAACACATTTATGCCAGTAATAGATACCTTACCAGAAGGACATCCTGTACGTGTTTATTTTGAAGAGGCTAAACTCATAGAAGGCTTATTAGATGAATTGCAAGGTGTAGATCCTGCAGAAGATTTTCAGAAATATTTTAATATTTTTAACCAACTTGCTACTATTGAAAAGCGGTTTAGAAGAAAGGAAAACCAATTGTTTCCATATTTAGAAAAATATGAATGGTACGGCCCTTCTAAACAAATGTGGTCTTTTCACGATACCTTAAGAGATCAAATACGGTTATTAAATATACACAACGAGGTACGCGATATACCAAAAATAAAAAAGGATCTTCCCTATTTAATCAATGGCATAAATCGCCTGTTAGAAATTGAAGATATTCGTTTATTTCCAAATGCTATGGAATTATTAAGTGATGACGATTGGAAAGAGTTTTACGAAGGAGACGAAGAAATTGGTTGGATGTTAGCCAATAAACCAATGCCCTACCCTGCTGTAACGGAACAGCCTTACGAACATCCTAGTCAAGCAATAAATACGCCTGAATTGACTTTTTCGCTAGAAAATACTTTTCATTACGATGAAGGATATATGACGCCAGAACAGGTTAATTTATTATTGCGTTTTTTACCTTTTGATGTGACTTATGTTGATGAAAATGATAAAGTCATTTTTTATAACCGCGGAGACGATCGTGTATTTCCAAGAAGTAAAGGTATTATAGGTCGTGAGGTTAAATTTTGCCATCCTCCAAAAAGTGTCGATACCGTTTTACGAATTTTAGAAGAGTTTAAAGCTGGCAGAAAAGATGTAGCCGATTTTTGGTTCGATATGAAAGGGCAGATAATCTATATTAGATATTTCGCTATTCGCGATAAAAACAAAACATATAAAGGTGTGCTTGAAGTGTCTCAAGACATTACCACTATTAAAAAGCTAGAAGGTCAGAAACGACTTTTAGATTGGGATTAA
- a CDS encoding M61 family metallopeptidase translates to MKNQFFALALAGLVLVGCGSTKKVSKDDSALNTPIVTSINLTKVVDDKAPVTINPGRFAQDTVVYRLPRVVQGTYSVSDFGKYIDDFKAYNYKGEEIPTTKLDVNSWTIPNAVNLDYVTYYVNDTFDIEVEGGIGGDTPFSPSGTNIEPNNYVLNLHGFIGYFDSLKNNQYTLDVTAPATFKRTSALQNVKEVTSEDGTTVTTSYAAPRYFDITDNPMMYGDLDVETFQVGDIKVVLSVYSPSKTHTAKKLRQTMEKMMQAQKAFLGDIHTTSRYDIYLYLAGEGEGNPKGFGALEHNTSTVVVLQDSMPEEALDESMIDVVSHEFFHIVTPLSVHSADVHYFDYNNPTFSKHLWMYEGVTEYFATLFQVSEDLVSEDQFYSKLMEKIHMSKSFDDTMSFTKMSENILEKPYSDNYIDVYQKGALIGMCIDIIMREESNGQRGILSLMKELSKKYGKNKPFDDDSLIAEITSMTYPEVGEFLNTHVVGTTPIDYNIYFNKVGLIETESKIETNYLLNNGELILGGDPVTRTIFFSDLVRDNSFWHEQGVLPNDIIKSINGEEMTIVNANDMLQKMIMWQPGQDIDVRLTRFGKEVVIKTKLTKTYTTGQALKANPEATAKQIELRKAWLKG, encoded by the coding sequence ATGAAAAATCAATTCTTTGCTTTAGCACTTGCAGGTTTAGTACTTGTAGGCTGTGGCTCTACTAAAAAAGTATCAAAAGACGATTCGGCTTTAAATACACCTATTGTAACTTCTATCAATTTAACTAAAGTGGTAGACGATAAAGCACCTGTTACTATTAACCCTGGTCGATTTGCACAAGACACCGTTGTTTATAGATTGCCGCGCGTAGTACAGGGTACTTACTCTGTAAGCGATTTTGGTAAATATATAGACGATTTTAAAGCTTACAATTATAAAGGCGAAGAAATTCCGACAACTAAATTAGACGTTAATTCTTGGACGATCCCTAATGCCGTAAACCTAGATTATGTTACCTATTATGTTAACGACACTTTCGATATAGAAGTAGAAGGAGGAATAGGAGGGGATACCCCATTTTCACCTTCTGGGACGAATATAGAACCTAACAACTATGTATTAAATCTGCACGGATTTATTGGGTATTTCGATTCTTTAAAAAACAATCAATATACCTTAGATGTTACAGCTCCAGCTACTTTTAAACGCACATCGGCGTTACAAAATGTAAAAGAGGTAACTAGTGAAGATGGTACTACAGTAACCACGAGTTATGCTGCACCAAGATATTTTGATATTACCGATAACCCGATGATGTATGGAGATTTAGATGTTGAAACATTTCAAGTTGGCGATATAAAAGTGGTTTTAAGTGTGTACTCGCCATCTAAAACACATACCGCTAAAAAATTGCGTCAGACTATGGAAAAAATGATGCAAGCTCAAAAAGCATTTTTAGGCGATATTCATACAACTTCTCGATACGACATTTATTTGTATTTGGCTGGTGAAGGAGAAGGAAACCCGAAAGGTTTTGGAGCTCTAGAGCACAACACATCTACAGTGGTGGTGTTACAAGATAGTATGCCTGAAGAAGCTTTAGATGAAAGTATGATAGATGTCGTGTCTCATGAATTTTTCCATATTGTAACGCCTTTAAGTGTGCATTCTGCAGATGTACATTATTTCGATTATAACAATCCTACTTTTTCTAAGCATTTATGGATGTATGAGGGGGTAACAGAGTATTTTGCAACCTTGTTTCAGGTAAGTGAAGATTTGGTTTCTGAAGATCAGTTTTATTCAAAACTCATGGAAAAAATCCATATGTCTAAGAGTTTTGATGATACCATGAGTTTTACTAAAATGAGTGAAAATATCTTAGAAAAACCATATTCCGATAACTATATCGATGTGTACCAGAAAGGTGCTTTAATTGGTATGTGTATCGATATTATTATGCGTGAAGAAAGCAACGGACAACGTGGTATTTTATCTTTAATGAAAGAATTATCGAAAAAATATGGTAAAAATAAACCATTTGATGATGATAGTTTAATTGCAGAAATTACAAGCATGACCTATCCTGAAGTGGGAGAATTTTTAAATACACATGTGGTAGGAACAACACCTATAGATTATAATATTTATTTTAATAAAGTAGGTTTAATAGAAACTGAAAGTAAAATTGAAACCAATTATTTACTGAATAATGGTGAATTAATTTTAGGAGGTGATCCTGTTACGAGAACGATATTTTTTAGCGATTTGGTAAGAGACAATAGTTTTTGGCATGAGCAAGGGGTATTGCCAAACGATATTATTAAGAGTATAAATGGAGAGGAAATGACCATTGTAAACGCGAATGATATGTTACAGAAAATGATCATGTGGCAGCCTGGACAAGATATCGATGTACGTTTAACAAGATTTGGTAAAGAAGTGGTGATTAAAACAAAATTAACCAAAACCTATACTACAGGGCAGGCACTTAAAGCAAATCCAGAAGCTACAGCAAAACAAATAGAATTACGTAAGGCGTGGTTAAAAGGTTAA